The Stenotrophomonas rhizophila genome has a window encoding:
- a CDS encoding bifunctional diguanylate cyclase/phosphodiesterase, with translation MDQGIIASLLQHPLASALVILDRTGRPLAANPAAREHGLPATVAAYGELLEDLRLLAADGGLVPCQLPGGPRGRFDGWMRAVHDADGNLLAFTLSVPEPVAAYAGSRWEVALDHAGHGLWDWDLPSDAVTRSQRWHDVPAGVDEHAAAEAGQALLAPVHPDDQAAVRAALDAHLRGEGEVYTAQYRLRHPEGEWRWVLDRGRVVARTVDGQPLRMVGTHTDIQAQKQMEALLLEQQVHLREAQRIASMGSWSWDPDSRQFWWSPEFRALLGVGDAPLSSRRHWLRLLEPRSRGLLRQAWRRMLRDGKPSTLALELPRGNDSALHLRLWMQPLLGPDGRIQRLLGQVQNITEQHQTDALIRWRTELLNRVSALGRIGGCEIDVATRHMQWTEECYRIHGLRKEPITLDQALALYTQDSRDAFEAALARIAAGGLPEQLDLCFYRQSGLRVWVQVLVELDHRDGLPTRFVVLFRDITREREANERIELLAHYDLLTGLPNRMLLREQTADAIEEARDRGAPLAMLFIDLDGFKTINDTFGHATGDALLKAAAARLHQNLRNADLFGRFSGDEFIVVLRDLADPEDAGHVARKLIASLAEPLQRGDTTLKVGASVGIAMLDEGRTDFDSLLRAADAAMYAAKEAGRNTYQYYSQDALLRIQRKLEIEHALLGAIEREEFSLAYQPLLHAAQDQPPAIEALLRWHRPGIGYCSPAEFIPIAEKCGEIVRIGDWVLAEACRQAAAWDRAGLVFDRIAVNVSAVQLRDRGFAERVIDICHAHGWAPQRLELELTESALIRDTDVLRHCFDVLERHGVPLAVDDFGTGFSNLHYLNRFPVGRLKIDRSFVQGMLHDAGTAEVTQAIVHLGHALGMKVVAEGVETEQEEAMLRRQGCDEIQGYLYSRPLTPRDLAQWLKHGGGQMQAIPAQAGDALRIPVAP, from the coding sequence GTGGACCAAGGCATCATCGCGAGTCTGCTGCAGCACCCCCTGGCCTCGGCCCTGGTCATCCTGGACCGGACCGGGCGCCCGCTCGCCGCCAATCCGGCCGCGCGCGAACATGGGTTGCCGGCTACCGTGGCGGCCTACGGCGAGCTGCTGGAAGACCTGCGGCTGCTGGCCGCCGATGGCGGCCTGGTGCCGTGCCAGCTGCCGGGTGGGCCCCGTGGACGCTTCGATGGCTGGATGCGCGCCGTGCACGACGCCGATGGCAACCTGCTGGCCTTCACCCTGAGCGTGCCCGAACCGGTGGCCGCCTACGCGGGCAGCCGCTGGGAAGTGGCGCTGGACCACGCCGGCCACGGTTTGTGGGACTGGGACCTGCCCAGCGACGCGGTGACCCGTTCGCAGCGCTGGCATGACGTGCCGGCCGGCGTGGACGAACACGCGGCGGCAGAGGCCGGGCAGGCGCTGCTGGCGCCGGTGCATCCCGATGACCAGGCCGCGGTGCGCGCGGCGCTGGACGCGCACCTGCGCGGCGAAGGCGAGGTGTACACCGCCCAGTACCGCCTGCGCCATCCCGAAGGCGAGTGGCGCTGGGTGCTCGATCGCGGCCGCGTGGTCGCCCGAACCGTCGACGGACAGCCGCTGCGCATGGTCGGCACCCACACCGACATCCAGGCACAGAAACAGATGGAAGCCCTGCTGCTGGAGCAGCAGGTGCACCTGCGCGAGGCGCAGCGCATCGCCAGCATGGGCAGCTGGTCGTGGGACCCGGACAGCCGCCAGTTCTGGTGGTCGCCGGAGTTCCGGGCGCTGCTCGGCGTGGGCGATGCCCCGTTGAGCAGTCGCCGGCACTGGCTGCGCCTGCTGGAACCGCGTTCGCGCGGCCTGCTGCGGCAGGCCTGGCGGCGCATGCTGCGCGATGGCAAGCCCAGCACGCTGGCGCTGGAGCTGCCGCGCGGGAACGACAGCGCGCTGCACCTGCGATTGTGGATGCAGCCGCTGCTGGGCCCGGACGGGCGCATCCAGCGCCTGCTCGGCCAAGTCCAGAACATCACCGAACAGCACCAGACCGATGCGCTCATCCGCTGGCGGACCGAACTGCTGAACCGGGTATCGGCGCTGGGCAGGATTGGCGGTTGCGAGATCGACGTGGCCACCCGCCACATGCAGTGGACCGAGGAGTGCTACCGCATCCACGGGCTGCGCAAGGAACCGATCACTCTGGACCAGGCGCTGGCGCTGTACACGCAGGATTCGCGCGATGCCTTCGAGGCCGCACTGGCGCGCATTGCCGCCGGCGGCCTGCCCGAACAGCTGGACCTGTGTTTCTACCGCCAGTCCGGGCTGCGCGTCTGGGTGCAGGTGCTGGTCGAGCTGGACCATCGCGACGGCCTGCCAACCCGCTTCGTGGTGCTGTTCCGTGACATCACCCGCGAACGCGAAGCCAACGAGCGGATCGAGCTGCTGGCCCATTATGACCTGCTCACCGGCCTGCCCAACCGCATGCTGCTGCGCGAGCAGACCGCCGACGCCATCGAGGAAGCGCGCGATCGCGGCGCGCCGTTGGCGATGCTGTTCATCGACCTGGATGGTTTCAAGACCATCAACGACACCTTCGGCCACGCCACCGGCGATGCGCTGCTCAAGGCAGCGGCGGCGCGGCTGCACCAGAACCTGCGCAACGCCGACCTGTTCGGGCGCTTCAGCGGCGATGAGTTCATCGTGGTGCTGCGCGACCTGGCCGACCCGGAAGATGCCGGGCACGTGGCGCGCAAGCTGATCGCATCGCTGGCCGAGCCGCTGCAGCGCGGTGACACCACCTTGAAGGTGGGCGCCAGCGTGGGCATTGCGATGCTCGACGAAGGACGCACCGATTTCGATTCCCTGCTGCGCGCGGCCGATGCGGCCATGTATGCCGCCAAGGAAGCGGGCCGCAATACCTACCAGTACTACAGCCAGGACGCGTTGCTGCGGATCCAGCGCAAGCTGGAGATCGAGCACGCGCTGCTGGGCGCCATCGAGCGAGAAGAGTTCAGCCTGGCTTACCAGCCGCTGCTGCATGCCGCGCAGGACCAGCCGCCGGCCATCGAGGCGCTGCTGCGCTGGCACCGCCCGGGGATTGGCTACTGCAGTCCGGCCGAGTTCATTCCCATTGCCGAGAAGTGCGGCGAGATCGTGCGCATCGGCGACTGGGTGCTGGCCGAAGCCTGCCGCCAAGCAGCCGCCTGGGACCGGGCAGGGCTGGTGTTCGACCGGATCGCGGTGAACGTGTCGGCCGTGCAGCTGCGCGACCGCGGCTTTGCCGAGCGGGTGATCGACATCTGCCACGCCCATGGCTGGGCACCGCAGCGGCTGGAACTGGAGCTGACCGAATCGGCGCTGATCCGCGACACCGACGTGCTGCGGCATTGTTTTGATGTGCTGGAGCGGCACGGCGTGCCGCTGGCGGTGGACGATTTCGGCACCGGCTTTTCCAACCTGCACTACCTCAACCGTTTCCCGGTGGGCCGCCTGAAGATCGACCGCAGCTTCGTGCAGGGCATGCTCCACGATGCCGGTACCGCCGAGGTCACCCAGGCCATCGTGCACCTGGGCCACGCCCTGGGCATGAAAGTGGTGGCCGAAGGCGTGGAAACCGAGCAGGAAGAAGCGATGCTGCGCCGCCAGGGCTGCGATGAGATCCAGGGCTACCTGTATTCGCGCCCGCTGACCCCGCGTGACCTGGCCCAGTGGCTGAAGCACGGTGGCGGACAGATGCAGGCGATTCCCGCCCAGGCGGGTGACGCGTTGCGGATTCCGGTCGCCCCCTGA
- a CDS encoding methyl-accepting chemotaxis protein, with the protein MYSRLFTSLAAPLVLTLLLPFAIGFEWPAALRWAILTTMTLSWLGFAWWTARAQTQRSPEHARMMREQDQLLTELRSFVGNEIDGSRGEIERARDLIRQAVAGLGGSFDAMNRKSRQQSQALARIVDRAGEDGGAGVDVARFAQHASHRMEQLVEALEQVSGQSSNTVQHIDQMAQHLDGIFALLEDVKSIADQTNLLALNAAIEAARAGEAGRGFAVVADEVRNLSERSTTFNEQIRKLAHSSKDAIAKVRETVSNMASRDMDRSREARHEAAAMLDNVAQINASLGEGMREISECGRAIDSSVAEAVRALQFEDIATQALGGVHTHLDRLTSINREAVGLQELLHRNGGVFDAEVATALQRTGNRLREMRSEWERPPHKPVSQQSMAAGAVELF; encoded by the coding sequence ATGTACTCACGCCTCTTCACTAGTCTGGCCGCCCCCCTGGTCCTGACCCTGCTGCTTCCCTTCGCCATCGGCTTTGAATGGCCGGCCGCCCTGCGCTGGGCGATCCTGACCACGATGACGCTCAGCTGGCTGGGGTTCGCGTGGTGGACCGCCCGCGCCCAGACCCAGCGCTCGCCCGAGCATGCCCGCATGATGCGGGAACAGGACCAGCTGCTGACCGAGCTGCGCTCGTTCGTCGGCAACGAAATCGACGGTTCGCGTGGCGAAATCGAACGCGCCCGTGACCTGATCCGCCAGGCCGTGGCCGGCCTGGGTGGCAGCTTCGATGCCATGAACCGCAAGTCCCGCCAGCAGAGCCAGGCACTGGCCCGGATCGTCGACCGCGCCGGTGAAGACGGCGGCGCCGGCGTCGACGTGGCCCGTTTCGCCCAGCACGCCAGCCACCGCATGGAACAGCTGGTGGAAGCGCTGGAACAGGTCAGCGGCCAGAGCAGCAACACCGTGCAGCACATCGACCAGATGGCGCAGCACCTGGATGGCATCTTCGCGCTGCTGGAAGACGTCAAGTCGATCGCCGACCAGACCAACCTGCTGGCGCTGAACGCGGCCATCGAAGCAGCCCGGGCCGGTGAAGCCGGTCGCGGCTTCGCAGTGGTGGCCGACGAGGTGCGCAACCTCTCCGAGCGTTCCACCACCTTCAACGAGCAGATCCGCAAGCTGGCGCACAGCTCCAAGGACGCCATCGCCAAGGTCCGCGAGACGGTCTCCAACATGGCCTCGCGGGACATGGACCGCTCCCGCGAAGCGCGTCACGAAGCGGCGGCCATGCTCGACAACGTGGCGCAGATCAATGCGTCGCTGGGCGAAGGCATGCGCGAGATCTCCGAGTGCGGCCGTGCCATCGACAGCAGCGTGGCCGAAGCCGTGCGCGCCCTGCAGTTCGAGGACATCGCCACCCAGGCCCTGGGCGGCGTGCACACCCACCTGGACCGCCTGACCTCGATCAACCGTGAAGCGGTCGGCCTGCAGGAACTGCTGCACCGTAACGGCGGCGTGTTCGATGCCGAAGTGGCCACCGCGCTGCAGCGTACCGGCAACCGCCTGCGCGAAATGCGCAGCGAATGGGAACGCCCGCCGCACAAGCCGGTGAGCCAGCAGAGCATGGCAGCCGGTGCGGTTGAACTGTTCTGA
- the hflD gene encoding high frequency lysogenization protein HflD codes for MSFSVDDRVLALAGIAQALQQVRRIAETGHSEASVVRTAIDSVFRIDADSPQAIYGSAANLAPGLRLLHNYFRNQGQDEILPRLALAVLQLERRFVREDAVVEQVSQGIARAQRQAAELNDSAHPDVLSSLGGLYADTISHLKPRVMVQGNPHYLGQAGVVAEIRALLLAAVRSAVLWRQTGGQYWDFLISRKAMIEAVDRQLR; via the coding sequence ATGAGTTTTTCCGTCGACGACCGCGTCCTTGCCCTGGCTGGCATCGCCCAGGCGCTGCAGCAGGTGCGCCGCATCGCCGAAACCGGCCATTCCGAGGCCAGCGTGGTCCGCACCGCGATCGACAGCGTGTTCCGGATCGACGCTGACAGCCCGCAGGCCATCTACGGCAGCGCTGCCAACCTGGCCCCGGGCCTGCGCCTGCTGCACAACTATTTCCGCAACCAGGGCCAGGACGAGATCCTGCCGCGGCTGGCATTGGCCGTGCTGCAGCTCGAGCGCCGCTTCGTACGCGAGGACGCCGTGGTCGAGCAGGTCAGCCAGGGCATCGCCCGTGCCCAGCGCCAGGCCGCCGAGCTGAACGACAGCGCCCACCCGGACGTGCTGTCCAGCCTGGGCGGACTGTATGCCGACACCATCAGCCACCTCAAACCGCGGGTGATGGTCCAGGGCAACCCGCACTACCTGGGCCAGGCCGGGGTGGTGGCCGAGATCCGCGCGCTGCTGCTGGCGGCGGTGCGTTCGGCGGTGCTGTGGCGCCAGACCGGCGGCCAGTACTGGGATTTCCTGATCTCGCGCAAGGCGATGATCGAAGCGGTGGACCGTCAGCTTCGATAA
- the mnmA gene encoding tRNA 2-thiouridine(34) synthase MnmA: MSTPRIMVGVSGGVDSSVAAWRLVQQGEPVAGLFMQNWADDGSGDCRAEDDRRDAVAVCGLLDIPFHFRDFSGEYWQGVFEHFLAEYAAGRTPNPDVLCNREVKFKHFLDAARELGAERIATGHYARVAQVGGRWALLRGADRSKDQSYFLHQLGQAQLAATLFPIGDLQKNDLRRIARDARLPTHAKKDSTGICFIGERDFREFLGRYLPARTGEIQDPDGNRIAEHPGVFYFTLGQREGLNIGGVRGRPAAPWYVVGKDVASNVLYVDQDRESPWLQSTRLHSETAHWIAGAPPAREFECTAQTRYRQPDEPCTVRVRDDGSVDVRFARPQRAVTPGQSLVLYDDEVCLGGAVIAATDAPLEQRLRTAPSPFEVSAA, translated from the coding sequence ATGAGCACCCCGCGCATCATGGTCGGCGTTTCCGGCGGCGTGGATTCGTCCGTGGCCGCCTGGCGGCTGGTCCAGCAGGGCGAGCCGGTGGCCGGGCTGTTCATGCAGAACTGGGCCGACGACGGCAGCGGCGATTGCCGCGCCGAAGACGACCGCCGCGATGCGGTCGCCGTGTGCGGCCTGCTCGACATTCCGTTCCACTTCCGCGACTTCTCCGGCGAATACTGGCAGGGCGTGTTCGAACACTTCCTGGCCGAATACGCGGCCGGGCGCACCCCCAACCCGGACGTGCTGTGCAACCGCGAAGTGAAGTTCAAGCACTTCCTGGACGCGGCCCGCGAGCTGGGCGCCGAACGCATCGCCACCGGCCACTACGCCCGCGTAGCCCAGGTGGGTGGGCGCTGGGCACTGCTGCGCGGTGCCGACCGCAGCAAGGACCAGAGCTACTTCCTGCACCAACTGGGCCAGGCCCAGCTGGCCGCCACCCTGTTCCCGATCGGCGACCTGCAGAAGAACGACCTGCGCCGCATTGCCCGCGATGCGCGCCTGCCGACCCACGCCAAGAAGGACTCCACCGGCATCTGCTTCATCGGCGAGCGGGACTTCCGCGAGTTCCTGGGCCGTTACCTGCCGGCGCGTACCGGTGAGATCCAGGACCCGGACGGCAACCGCATCGCCGAGCACCCCGGGGTGTTCTATTTCACCCTGGGCCAGCGCGAAGGCCTGAACATCGGCGGCGTGCGGGGCCGACCGGCGGCCCCGTGGTACGTGGTGGGCAAAGACGTGGCCAGCAACGTGCTGTATGTGGACCAGGACCGCGAAAGCCCGTGGCTGCAGTCGACCCGCCTGCATTCGGAAACTGCCCACTGGATCGCCGGCGCACCGCCTGCGCGCGAATTCGAGTGCACCGCGCAGACCCGCTACCGCCAGCCGGACGAGCCCTGCACGGTGCGGGTGCGCGACGATGGCAGCGTGGACGTGCGTTTCGCGCGGCCGCAGCGTGCCGTAACCCCCGGGCAATCCCTGGTGTTGTATGACGACGAGGTCTGCCTGGGTGGCGCGGTGATCGCCGCCACCGATGCGCCGCTGGAGCAGCGCCTGCGCACCGCCCCTTCCCCCTTCGAGGTATCTGCTGCATGA
- a CDS encoding NUDIX hydrolase, whose product MNEVQDLRWAPHVTVATVVARDGRLLLVEEAIDGRAVLNQPAGHLEPGESLAAAAVRETLEESGWTVRLTAFIGTYQWTAPDGTPFLRFAYAAEPISHDPARPLDTGILRALWLDPAELQAEPSRLRSPLVWEVVADFLAGQRHPLSIVKEVA is encoded by the coding sequence GTGAACGAAGTGCAGGACCTGCGCTGGGCGCCGCACGTGACCGTGGCCACCGTGGTGGCGCGGGACGGGCGCCTGTTGCTGGTGGAAGAAGCCATCGACGGCCGTGCGGTGCTCAACCAGCCGGCCGGGCACCTGGAGCCGGGCGAAAGCCTGGCCGCCGCCGCCGTGCGCGAGACCCTGGAAGAATCGGGCTGGACGGTGCGGCTGACCGCCTTCATCGGCACCTACCAGTGGACCGCGCCCGACGGCACGCCGTTCCTGCGCTTCGCCTACGCGGCCGAGCCGATCTCGCATGACCCTGCCCGACCGCTGGACACCGGCATCCTGCGCGCGCTGTGGCTGGACCCGGCCGAGCTGCAGGCCGAGCCCTCGCGGCTGCGCAGTCCGCTGGTCTGGGAGGTCGTTGCCGACTTCCTGGCCGGCCAGCGCCACCCGCTGTCGATTGTGAAGGAGGTTGCATGA
- the clpS gene encoding ATP-dependent Clp protease adapter ClpS, whose product MPREPSQEPHHDHGVALEPARPEVAPPPFYQVMLLNDDYTPMDFVVTVLQHFFSMDLEKATQVMLNVHTRGRGVCGVFTREVAESKVAQVNEFSRMNQHPLLCTMEKAG is encoded by the coding sequence ATGCCCCGCGAGCCTTCCCAAGAACCCCACCACGACCACGGCGTAGCGCTGGAACCAGCCCGCCCGGAGGTCGCGCCGCCGCCGTTCTACCAGGTGATGCTGCTGAACGACGACTACACCCCGATGGACTTCGTGGTGACCGTGCTGCAGCACTTCTTCTCGATGGATCTGGAAAAAGCCACCCAGGTGATGCTCAACGTGCACACCCGTGGCCGTGGCGTGTGCGGTGTGTTCACCCGCGAGGTCGCCGAATCGAAGGTGGCCCAGGTCAATGAGTTCTCGCGCATGAACCAGCATCCGCTGCTGTGCACGATGGAAAAAGCCGGGTAG